TTTGGCTGGGATCGCCTGTCTAAAGTTCAACATTTGGGGGTAACTTGGTTAGTTGCACTCGGTTCAAATATGTCTGCACTTTGGATTTTGGTTGCCAACGGTTGGATGCAAAACCCAGTTGGTTCTGCATTTAACTATGAAACCATGCGTATGGAATTAATTGATTTCGGTGCACTGATTTTTAACCCAGTTGCCCAAGTCAAATTTGTTCACACCGTTTCAGCCGGTTATGTAACGGGTGCTATTTTCGTATTAGCGATTTCAAGTTACTACTTACTCAAAAAACGTGACTTACCTTTTGCTCGCCGTTCATTCGCGATTGCAGCCATCTTTGGTTTAGCATCCACACTTTCAGTGATTCTACTAGGTGATGAATCAGGTTATGAAATTGGTGACGTACAAAAAACTAAACTTGCTGCGATTGAAGCTGAATGGGAAACAGAACCTGCACCAGCTGCTTTCACCTTGTTTGGTTTCCCAAATCAAGACACCATGCGTACCGATTATGCAGTGAAAATTCCATATGTCATGGGGATTATTGCCACTCGCTCTACTGATACTCAAGTAATGGGGATTAAAGACCTGATTGAGCAGCACGAAGCACGTATCCGTAACGGTATGGTAGCTTATTCACAACTTGAACAATTACGCGCAGGTGACAATTCGGAAGAACTTAAAGCTGCATTTGCTGAAACACAAAAAGACTTAGGCTATGGCTTACTTCTTAAAAAATATACATCCAATGTAGTCGATGCGTCTGAAGAGCAAATCAAAGCTGCTGCTAAAGACACCATTCCACATGTACCAAGCTTGTTCTGGTCATTCCGTGCCATGGTGGCATCTGGTTTCTTGATGTTGCTCTTGTTTGTACTTGCAGCTTTTGCTGTCGCAAAACGTAATGCAGAAGATAAACCTTGGTTACTTCGTTTTGCACTATTTGCCTTACCTCTCCCTTGGATTGCAGCACAAACAGGTTGGTATGTCGCTGAAGCTGGTCGTCAACCATGGACTATTGGTGAAGTGCTTCCTACTCACTTATCCGCATCGAGCTTAAGTACAGGCGATGTGATGGGTTCAATTCTCGCATTGGCTGCCTTCTATACAGTATTACTCATCATCGAAATGTATCTGATGATTAAATTCTCACGCCTTGGCCCAAGTTCTTTACATACAGGTAAATACCATTTTGAAAAACTTGAAGCAGCTAAAAAGGCAAATGAGGAGATTCAAGCATGATTGAATATGAATTACTCAAAATCATTTGGTGGGTCTTGGTCGGTGTACTCCTCATTGGCTTTGCCCTCACCGACGGCTTCGATATGGGCTCAATGGCGATCATGCCATTTGTAGGTAAAACAGATGATGAGCGTCGTGCCGCAATTAATACCATCGCCCCACACTGGGACGGTAACCAAGTTTGGTTTATTACTGCAGGTGGTGCGTTATTCGCTGCATGGCCAATGGTCTATGCCACTGCCTTCTCAGGCATGTACTGGGCACTTCTTCTCGTTTTATTTGCCTTATTCTTAAGACCTGTCGGTTTTGACTATCGATCTAAACTTGAAAATACCCAATGGCGTAATTCTTGGGACTGGGGACTTGCTGTCGGTGGTGCTGTACCTGCCTTAGTCTTTGGTGTGGCATTTGGCAATATGTTCTTAGGTGTACCATTTACTTTAGATGAAACTGTACGTTCAATGTATACAGGTAGCTTCTTTGCCCTACTCAACCCATTTGCAATTGTTTGTGGTTTAGTTAGCTTATCTATGCTCTGTGCTCACGGCGGTGCATGGCTCATGCTGCGTACTGATGGCGCATTGCGTCAACGGTCTGCCAAAGCAACACAAATCATGGGCATTGTTTACTTGGTTTGCTTTATTGTTGTAGGTCTATGGTTGTATTTTGGTGGCATTCAAGGTTATACCTTGGTTCAACCTTTCGATACCAATGCAGCAGCTAACCCACTTGCAAAACAAGTCTTAACTGACGCAAATCCAGGTTGGATGAATAACTATACGACTTATCCAATCACTAAAATCGCACCAATCGCAGGTATTTTAGGTGGGTTGATTGTTGTGTTTGCAGCCTCTAAAGCAAAAGCAGGATTAACGTTCTTAGGCACAAGTTTGGCTGTGATCGGAACCATCTTAACTGCAGGTTTTGCTTTGTTCCCATTCCTCATGCCATCAAGCTTAAATCCTGTTTCAAGCTTAACTATGTGGGATGCGGTATCGAGTCAAAAAACATTGACTGTGATGACCGTGGCAGCATGTATCTTCGTACCAACAATTTTGTGCTACACCACTTGGTGTTACTACAAAATGTGGGGAGTGGTTACCAACAAACACATTCAAGAGAATTCACACAGCCTGTACTAAGGCTGTGTCTTAAGGAGACTAAATTATGTGGTATTTCGCATGGATTCTCGGGATTCTGATGGCATGTTTTGCCGGTGTGCTCAGTGCCCTGTATATCGAACATCATCAAGATTTGGATGAGGAATAAAACATGAATGACGCTGCAATTGAAAAACCATTGAATGAAAAAAAATCCAATCCTTTTGCGATGGTGATTTCCTGCATGTTGGCATTTCCACTTGCAGCCGTTCTTCTCGTTCACCCAGCAGCAATGCTTGATGCAGATGGCAGTTATAGTCACAGTGTACTCATGTACATCATGATTGGTATTTCAGGTGGATTTATTCATGGTGTGGGTTTTGTTCCCCGTCATTGGTTTTGGAAATGGATTTTTAGTCCATTTCTCTCATGGCCACTCATGCTATGGGGCTATTACACTTGGTTCCTGCATTAACTTCACCAATCAAAAAAGCCCTCGTACGAGGGCTTTTTTAATGTAAATATTTGGATTTTCAGATAATATTTAGCTTAATATTTCTTTATAAGACTTCATTCCATGCTGAACATTCTTCTCAATAAAGCAAAAGATCAGATGAGCCAAGTCAATTTGGCTGACTTGTGGCAACAACATAGCAGCAAAGTAGAACATTTGGTGGTTGATGGTTTGCTTGGCTTAACGGAAGATAAATTGGTCAATGAAGCTGAAATTCGTGCTGTCATTGCTAAAGTTTATGAACTTTTACCAATGCCTGTACGTTTGGTACTCCCACGAGATTTCATCATTAATAAAATTCTTGAACAAAAAGGACCTCTTTTAAATAAAGTCAAAGAAGCCCGTCTAAAACGTAAAAAATAGACTTAATTTTTTTTGGCTTTTAGCTGAGCTTTACAACCAGTCTCATAGCTCGTACCTAATTCCGCCAATGACTGATTAAATCCATCATCCAATTGGCTGACAAAAGTATATTCTTCTTGTGCAAACGCCAAATGTTGATTCTTTTTGGAAAAAGCTTTGAGATTTTTAAGTGATGTTGAATAGCTACACGCTTTTTTAATCAAAATTGAAGGATGCTGTTTCTGATCTAATGCTTCATTTAAATCTGCCAACTTAAGCTCAGCATCTGCATAATATGCTTTATTTTGTTGTTTGAATTGTTCTGTTG
This window of the Acinetobacter sp. NCu2D-2 genome carries:
- a CDS encoding cyd operon YbgE family protein gives rise to the protein MNDAAIEKPLNEKKSNPFAMVISCMLAFPLAAVLLVHPAAMLDADGSYSHSVLMYIMIGISGGFIHGVGFVPRHWFWKWIFSPFLSWPLMLWGYYTWFLH
- the cydX gene encoding cytochrome bd-I oxidase subunit CydX, with the translated sequence MWYFAWILGILMACFAGVLSALYIEHHQDLDEE
- a CDS encoding cytochrome ubiquinol oxidase subunit I codes for the protein MISESVVDLSRFQFAMTAMYHFLFVPLTLGLAFLLAIMETTYVISGKEIYKDMTKFWGKLFGINFALGVTTGLTMEFQFGTNWAYYSHYVGDIFGAPLAIEGLMAFFLESTFIGLFFFGWDRLSKVQHLGVTWLVALGSNMSALWILVANGWMQNPVGSAFNYETMRMELIDFGALIFNPVAQVKFVHTVSAGYVTGAIFVLAISSYYLLKKRDLPFARRSFAIAAIFGLASTLSVILLGDESGYEIGDVQKTKLAAIEAEWETEPAPAAFTLFGFPNQDTMRTDYAVKIPYVMGIIATRSTDTQVMGIKDLIEQHEARIRNGMVAYSQLEQLRAGDNSEELKAAFAETQKDLGYGLLLKKYTSNVVDASEEQIKAAAKDTIPHVPSLFWSFRAMVASGFLMLLLFVLAAFAVAKRNAEDKPWLLRFALFALPLPWIAAQTGWYVAEAGRQPWTIGEVLPTHLSASSLSTGDVMGSILALAAFYTVLLIIEMYLMIKFSRLGPSSLHTGKYHFEKLEAAKKANEEIQA
- the cydB gene encoding cytochrome d ubiquinol oxidase subunit II; this encodes MIEYELLKIIWWVLVGVLLIGFALTDGFDMGSMAIMPFVGKTDDERRAAINTIAPHWDGNQVWFITAGGALFAAWPMVYATAFSGMYWALLLVLFALFLRPVGFDYRSKLENTQWRNSWDWGLAVGGAVPALVFGVAFGNMFLGVPFTLDETVRSMYTGSFFALLNPFAIVCGLVSLSMLCAHGGAWLMLRTDGALRQRSAKATQIMGIVYLVCFIVVGLWLYFGGIQGYTLVQPFDTNAAANPLAKQVLTDANPGWMNNYTTYPITKIAPIAGILGGLIVVFAASKAKAGLTFLGTSLAVIGTILTAGFALFPFLMPSSLNPVSSLTMWDAVSSQKTLTVMTVAACIFVPTILCYTTWCYYKMWGVVTNKHIQENSHSLY